From the Hevea brasiliensis isolate MT/VB/25A 57/8 chromosome 13, ASM3005281v1, whole genome shotgun sequence genome, the window CTTGAGTACTTGGAATTGGGACAGATTCGGCGGTTGCTCTTGTGGCAATAGCAGTATCCGAGTCCGAATCCGATGATGCGTCTCCATATGAGGCTATCAGAGCTTCCATTATCTCTCGCTTGATCGGTTGAGTTGAGGGTTGAAGAGGAGTGAGTGGCCGTCCATTTGAAGCATCGTTGGATGGCAGCGTTAGGCTACTAGCCCACGTAGCACGCGGGCGAAGCCCACCATCCCAAGATGGCCCATAAATTCTCCTTTCCGATTCATATTTGCAGTTCTGCGCTTTCGAGGATTTACCTTGACCAACTCAATGCGTCGCCAAACTCAGCTCTGGTCTTCAATCCCACAACTATTCGGTGGAAGTGGAAGATGCCAAAAGAAAATGGTTACTCGCAGAGCAAAATGAGCAGTGGGCTTGCATTTCACACAACTTTAGAGCTGCCCTTTCTCGCAAAAGGCCCAATCATTCTCTCCCTTCTTCCACAGTGTCAAAAACTAGTCCAGTAACTTCATTAATACATTTCTTTGAATTTTATTAAAGTTTTTAATAAATAGAAAACAAGTGATTTCTTAATATTAATAGAATTTTTAGCATataaatttttctaaacttttttttaatataattaggtcttatgtgaattgaaatttgagattttacaattttaaaataactccaattcctctaaataaattattatttcataaatattcattatatataatatattattcctaaacaagaaaaaaaaataactttttattaTTATAGAATTCTAATAATTCTTATTGaatcatattaaaaaattaacttaCTCTACGGCAGATTAGGTTTCTGCAAAATTTGGGATGCACTGTGATCCCCACATCACGTCCCCATGGCTCAGGTTTGAATTGATCGAGCAGTATAAATTATTGTAACCATGTAGATGCAGTTCCGATACCTTCATCATCAAAAGCCGCCTACCTATGCGATTATAAATGTCCCTGCTTTGAGCCCAGAATTTGAATCTCGAACGGACTCTAAATAAACGATGTTATGATCGTCTAATGTAAAAGTTTAGATTGTCAATGACTTGCAGATTTCCTAGCCTTTCTGTACTCAATGGAAAATGATTTTACCGAAGAGCTTACCGTTGTAGTTCACGATAGCTAGAAATATTGCCTGGATAGCCATGGCTGCTTCGGAAATTCAGACCTTGTGGCTTTCCCTGGCCATtctagttgaaggtgcaattgggCTTTGTGGGTTACAAGTAGCGTAGCTTCCTTGCACGTTTTACATGCCAAAATTCTTCACTTGCTTAAGTGGAAAAAAAGTTATAAATGGGAAGTCCGTCCAATGTCCACAAACCCATTTTATGATGACCACCATAATCAAGCGAGAGGAATAAGACAATCCCTTCCCATACTTTTTCAAATTGAAAGACATGTATTATTTTCGTTGCTTAAATATACAAATAGGAGAAAAAAAATGTTGCAATTTTCTATAAACATGGACATGATAAGGAGACATGAAGTCTTTTCTTATCCCATGGAAATCTATGGCACagaccagagagagagagagagaagaatcaTTCTAGCAAAGGATCGATCCATGAGCCATGTTCACCTGCCATGCCACTCTAGTGACATAATTATTTTAACACACGTCTAGTCGAAGGGGTCAATCCTCGGGTCGTGTTCGCTAGCCATAGCCATTCCAGTGCAAAGGCATGTGGGGCACATCACCTGCCAAAAATAGAAATACAAAAGGAAAGCTTTACTTAACTGAAATTCTACTGCAAATTAGTAGGATAGATGTGTACAGAACATATAAATATAAATGTTTCGTTTTATGAGCTTAGCTGTCTCAATGCCCTCCATGGTTAGGCAACCAAAAATCTACTGTAAAATGACAAGACTTATCTTTATAACTTGCATCTTTCTTAAGGCGAAAAATTAGGGGGGCATCTTCCTTTTCATATTATCAACATCCCATGGTCCCATAGAGATGCATTGCTCCAACTAACATGAGATCTTGGAACAGCTTAATAGAGCAAAACAAGTGCATTGGGACCCAAAAACagcctttttttttaaatagggcTAAAAACAAGGCCTTTATCCAAATccccacagagagagagagagaggacatTGATGCCACGCAATCACatcttgccttttttttttttttttctaaagatGTTACCACGTGTTCTCTATACTTTCCTCAAACCACAAGCACACACACACTTGTGCAAATGTTGCGTCCCAACTGATAAAATACATGAAGAAAAGTAGCAGGTAAGAACAGATAATGtgattcatttaaattacataatTTCCTCATTTGATCTAGGCAACAAAGATAATAAACGGATGTCAAACCTTTCCAGATCCTGAACAATTCGAACATCTTTCTGTTTTGGGTGCTGACAGTGGCTGATCTCCACTATTGACCGTTGAAACTGGTTCAATAAGAACAAGCGCTCCAGTGCTTGAGCAACGAGCACAAGCGAGATACCCTGCATTTATCCAGTGCATATTGGAAATAAGTGCAGGAAGTGCATTCCCTTTCTCTGTGATTTTTTTATGTGCATGTTCATAATTATCTGTTATAAGTTCAATCTTTATCCAAAGAGAGAATAAACAGCTTAGTTGAATACTATACGAATGATCATTAGCACATTAATTAAATTGCAACAATGTGTTCAGTACCTAAGTTGGCTATATATAGGCAGAAAATTCCTGAAGGTATTAGGAGAGATTTTGCCAAGCTACGAAGAAAACTAATGGAACTGTTTTTGGGAAAAGTTCAGCTAACTTTCTAATCTCATATTCTCAACAAACAAAAGGAGCATAAAAGTGCCATTGAATAGATAGGAGAGAGTTTCTATATAATagatatcaaaattaaaatttctgtGAGGATAAACTCTTTCAAGCATATATAACAAAAATGGACTCAGATTTTCAGAAGCATATATAGTCTACTTGCAATACAGCCCAAAATTTTGTTGGATGGAAAAAATGATATCTACGGCAGCACAAGTACTTGGAAGTAGAGATAAAAAGCCAAATCCTGTCTAAAGAAAATGGAGCCAAAACAAACATGTTTGCAGACACAAAATGGAAAGCGCAAGGGTGAAAGATAGAGTACAGAGAATCCAGGGCACACCAGTTCCAAGACAATATTTGCATCTTTTATGTTCCTGTTGTTTTACATTGTTTATCTCGACTACCATCAAGGCTGAGATCACACCAACAGCTCCTCCAGAGAATGAAGCCACTATAGGATCAACCTGACTGCACTTTACAGCAGTTACATTGGTAATAAATGGACCTTAAAAACCATGTTGTTTTGACAAAATGAAACCATATAAAATACATGGTAGAGATAACCAGAAGCCCACAGGGAcagtaaaatcaaatcaaatcaaactgaGAATAACCAGAATCAGAAAAACAGAGGGAGAGCTATAAGGACCCAACGCATGTACCATACCTTAATTGCATAGGTAAATGGGCACTATGGATAAAATCTGCATATGACGTCCCCCCTAATCCGAGCTTAAGCTCCAACTGAAATGTGTAAAGATAAATATttaaagaaatgaaagaagaaaacACTTTTCCAGCTGCCTAGTTTAGTTGTCAAAGTTTGTCTTCTTTATGGGTGGTCTTGTGCATTTTTATTGCCCTCATTTtaacatcatggataagttatgATCCTTCCTTACTTTAAAGCAATATATGATTCATAAGGAATTTGACTATAAGTGCATAGAGAACTTACGGTGGGTGCTAAAAGGCCGCCAAAAATGATAATCCCAGCAATGAGAGAAAAACAAGTAGCATAATATAATTTCAGATTTTCTGCACTCTGGAAGCAACATAGAAATTAATCACCAAGTGATTAATACCTTAATAAAAATGGAATTAGATACATCTCTCATAATGTATGATTTGCAAAGAAAGATAATTACAAGTAAAACAGATTGAATTAAACAAAATAATGGTCATAAAGAACAGAGATAGAATAAAAGAAGGCTCACCAAAGGAGGCAAGAAGGGGATGAATGATGGAAAGTTAGGAAGCTCATTCTCTTGTTTTTCGCTTAAAATCCCAAGTTCAGCACTCTTGATTCTCTGTTGTATCCTTAGCCTACGAACCTACACATTATCAAAAATGTAAAACACccaaaataaaaagataaataaataaggggctacatcataaa encodes:
- the LOC110655813 gene encoding protein ORANGE, chloroplastic isoform X2, translating into MGSLGRVLAVSFPNKPPCLSGPHCSHHLNGRFVGVKRNLSSKWRSMASELESSSFVPSVDSDSTDINAAGFCIIEGPETVQDLSKMELREIRDNIRSRRNKIFLHMEEVRRLRIQQRIKSAELGILSEKQENELPNFPSFIPFLPPLSAENLKLYYATCFSLIAGIIIFGGLLAPTLELKLGLGGTSYADFIHSAHLPMQLSQVDPIVASFSGGAVGVISALMVVEINNVKQQEHKRCKYCLGTGYLACARCSSTGALVLIEPVSTVNSGDQPLSAPKTERCSNCSGSGKVMCPTCLCTGMAMASEHDPRIDPFD
- the LOC110655813 gene encoding protein ORANGE, chloroplastic isoform X1, whose protein sequence is MGSLGRVLAVSFPNKPPCLSGPHCSHHLNGRFVGVKRNLSSKWRSMASELESSSFVPSVDSDSTDINAAGFCIIEGPETVQDLSKMELREIRDNIRSRRNKIFLHMEEVRRLRIQQRIKSAELGILSEKQENELPNFPSFIPFLPPLSAENLKLYYATCFSLIAGIIIFGGLLAPTLELKLGLGGTSYADFIHSAHLPMQLSQVDPIVASFSGGAVGVISALMVVEINNVKQQEHKRCKYCLGTGVPWILWYLACARCSSTGALVLIEPVSTVNSGDQPLSAPKTERCSNCSGSGKVMCPTCLCTGMAMASEHDPRIDPFD